In Candidatus Methylomirabilota bacterium, the following proteins share a genomic window:
- a CDS encoding MFS transporter — protein MKNSTGMVNTHEGSGSGLGGAFRRLAWSNLAAQSAEQIALAAAPIVAVLALGAGAGDTGMLAAAQSAPFLVLSFPLGVLADRMSRRRLMTLAEAFRALALGALPLLALQGWMSVPALAAIGFAAATGTVAFSVAAPALVPALVPREAFAAANGRLELARSVAFAAGPAAAGALVAWAGGSAAFVLAAAISVVAVVLLMGVPEPPRAPAAARHVLRDLHDGAAFAWRHHLLRPVLLTAVVWNCSWFVLQAAYVPYAAHTLGLDASGIGTTLACYGGGMLVGALAAPRLLPQLTFGAALSAGPVVSVAAAACMVATIWLPSTLLAGAAFFLFGAGPLLWTISQITLRQSVTPEGLLGRVSALIMTGSTGARPIGAALGGAIGVTCGLECAIVVSALGFVVQALIILGSPLAGLATVPEAGAAAA, from the coding sequence ATGAAGAACTCGACCGGAATGGTCAACACTCATGAAGGCTCGGGAAGTGGACTCGGCGGCGCGTTTCGCCGGCTCGCGTGGTCGAACCTGGCGGCCCAATCCGCGGAGCAGATCGCCCTCGCCGCCGCGCCCATCGTGGCCGTGCTCGCGCTCGGTGCGGGCGCCGGCGACACCGGCATGCTCGCCGCCGCGCAGAGCGCGCCGTTCCTCGTGCTCTCGTTTCCGCTGGGCGTCCTCGCCGATCGGATGTCGCGGCGTCGGCTCATGACGCTGGCGGAGGCGTTTCGCGCGCTGGCGCTGGGCGCGCTACCGCTGCTGGCGCTCCAGGGCTGGATGTCGGTGCCCGCCCTCGCGGCCATCGGCTTCGCCGCCGCCACCGGCACGGTCGCGTTCAGCGTGGCGGCGCCGGCCCTCGTCCCCGCGCTCGTGCCGCGCGAGGCCTTCGCCGCCGCGAACGGCCGCCTCGAGCTCGCGCGCAGCGTCGCCTTCGCGGCGGGGCCCGCGGCCGCCGGGGCGCTGGTGGCGTGGGCGGGCGGCTCCGCGGCCTTCGTGCTCGCCGCCGCCATCTCCGTGGTGGCGGTCGTGCTGCTGATGGGCGTGCCCGAGCCGCCGCGGGCGCCTGCGGCCGCGCGCCACGTCCTGCGCGATCTGCACGATGGCGCGGCATTCGCCTGGCGGCATCACCTCCTCCGGCCCGTGCTCCTCACTGCGGTCGTGTGGAACTGCTCGTGGTTCGTGCTCCAGGCCGCCTACGTGCCGTACGCCGCCCACACCCTCGGCCTCGATGCGTCGGGCATCGGAACCACCCTGGCGTGCTATGGAGGCGGCATGCTCGTCGGCGCACTGGCGGCCCCGCGGCTCCTGCCGCAGCTCACCTTCGGGGCGGCGCTCAGCGCAGGGCCGGTGGTCTCGGTGGCCGCCGCTGCGTGCATGGTCGCCACGATCTGGCTCCCGTCCACGCTCCTCGCCGGGGCGGCCTTCTTCCTCTTCGGCGCGGGCCCGCTCCTCTGGACCATCAGTCAGATCACGCTGCGCCAATCCGTCACGCCGGAGGGGCTCCTCGGTCGCGTATCGGCGCTCATCATGACGGGCTCGACGGGCGCACGGCCGATCGGCGCGGCGCTCGGGGGCGCCATCGGTGTGACGTGTGGTCTCGAGTGCGCGATCGTCGTGAGCGCGCTGGGCTTCGTCGTCCAGGCGCTCATCATCCTCGGCTCGCCGCTCGCGGGACTCGCCACCGTGCCGGAAGCAGGCGCCGCCGCCGCGTAG
- a CDS encoding PAS domain S-box protein, with protein MSDRQNEQELLGDLRKMSERLAALERLTVAHQREYERLRDRAELYRQLVENSQGLVCSHDLEGNLLYVSPASAWELGYAPEDGVGRNLREFLAPSVRVFFGAYLDRIREKEADRGVLRLVSRDGQERLWAYRNALVRPPDREPYVIGHAVDITDRIQIEARLREGEERHRAVIDALEEGVILESADGSLSGWNPSAERILGPSLTVFGVGALRADGTPFPRDEQPDAVALRTGQASPRVVMGVLRPGADPLWISVSARPLFRSGETTPHGVVLSFAETVRPAHPAAAPDKPRGGLLPICASCKKIRGDDGEWWPVEVYLREHSEITFSHDLCADCARHVRARFHLLE; from the coding sequence GTGAGCGATCGGCAGAACGAGCAGGAGCTGCTCGGGGACCTCCGCAAGATGAGTGAGCGCCTGGCCGCGCTCGAGCGTCTGACCGTCGCGCATCAGCGCGAGTACGAGCGGCTGCGCGACCGCGCGGAGCTCTATCGGCAGCTCGTGGAGAACAGCCAGGGCCTCGTCTGCAGCCACGACCTCGAGGGCAACCTCCTCTACGTGAGCCCCGCCTCCGCGTGGGAGCTCGGCTATGCGCCCGAGGACGGCGTGGGCCGCAACCTCCGCGAGTTCCTGGCGCCGTCGGTGCGCGTCTTCTTCGGCGCGTACCTCGACCGGATCCGCGAGAAGGAGGCCGACCGCGGGGTCCTGCGCCTGGTGAGCCGCGACGGCCAGGAGCGGCTGTGGGCGTACCGCAACGCGCTCGTGCGGCCCCCCGACCGCGAGCCCTACGTGATCGGCCACGCGGTGGACATCACGGATCGCATCCAGATCGAGGCGCGTCTCCGCGAGGGCGAGGAGCGGCATCGCGCGGTGATCGACGCGCTCGAGGAGGGCGTGATCCTCGAGAGCGCCGACGGCAGCCTGTCCGGCTGGAATCCCAGCGCGGAGCGCATCCTCGGTCCTTCCCTCACTGTGTTCGGCGTGGGCGCCCTGCGCGCCGACGGCACCCCGTTTCCGCGCGACGAGCAGCCGGACGCAGTGGCCCTCCGCACCGGCCAGGCCTCTCCGCGCGTCGTCATGGGCGTGCTCCGGCCGGGCGCCGATCCCCTGTGGATCTCGGTGAGTGCTCGGCCGCTGTTCCGCTCGGGAGAGACGACCCCGCACGGCGTGGTGCTGTCGTTCGCGGAGACCGTGCGGCCCGCGCATCCGGCGGCCGCGCCGGACAAGCCGCGCGGCGGCCTCCTGCCGATCTGCGCGTCGTGCAAGAAGATCCGGGGCGACGACGGCGAGTGGTGGCCGGTCGAGGTCTACCTCCGTGAGCACAGCGAGATCACGTTCAGCCACGACCTCTGCGCGGACTGCGCGCGACACGTGCGCGCGCGCTTCCATCTCCTCGAGTGA
- a CDS encoding NAD(P)H-dependent oxidoreductase, protein MPRLVALVGAVTPPGRLNAAMQAAVDAATARPGVTATLLSLADHRLGFADGRPLESLTDDGPRLVRALADADAVLLATPVYRGTFTGALKNLLDLTPVEALRGKPVGIVAMGASTHHYLGVDWHLRTVLAWFGALTAPTSIYLESAHFKEGKLADPLAMAALDALVTTVLALAAQPRDRLGPPPLAAGRG, encoded by the coding sequence ATGCCGCGGCTCGTCGCCCTGGTGGGCGCGGTCACGCCCCCGGGCCGGCTCAACGCGGCGATGCAGGCCGCGGTGGACGCGGCCACCGCGCGGCCCGGCGTCACCGCGACCCTGCTGAGCCTGGCCGACCACCGCCTCGGCTTCGCCGACGGTCGCCCGCTCGAGAGCCTCACCGACGACGGGCCGCGACTCGTGCGCGCGCTCGCCGACGCTGACGCGGTGCTGCTGGCGACGCCCGTGTATCGCGGGACCTTCACCGGCGCGCTCAAGAATCTCCTCGACCTCACCCCGGTCGAGGCGCTGCGTGGCAAACCGGTGGGCATCGTCGCGATGGGAGCCTCGACCCATCACTATCTCGGCGTCGACTGGCATCTCCGCACGGTCCTGGCGTGGTTCGGCGCGCTGACGGCGCCGACCAGCATCTATCTGGAATCGGCGCACTTCAAGGAAGGCAAGCTCGCGGATCCCCTCGCGATGGCCGCCCTCGACGCCCTGGTGACGACGGTGCTCGCCCTCGCCGCCCAGCCGCGCGATCGGCTGGGCCCGCCGCCGCTGGCGGCCGGGCGCGGCTAG
- a CDS encoding acyl-CoA dehydrogenase family protein — protein sequence MNFELSDEQQLLGDSLRKYLANDYSFDARAKIVASPTGWSEKVWGSFAEMGLLGVPFPEEHGGFGGTAVDVMLVMEALGESLVVEPYLANVGIAGRLVHRAGSDAQRKEILPALIQGQRRLALAHTEAAARYELRHVGARAKRAGDGWALEGEKRAVLHAGAAGTLIVSARTSGSDTDASGISLFLVDRAARGVTVKEYRTIDELRAADVWLSDVAVGRDALLGAEGQALPLIEEVADYATALLCAEAVGAIRYANDTTLEYLKTRRQFGVPIGSFQALQHRMVEMVISYEQARSMACLACVKADTAGPAERRRVISAAKIKVADACRHVSQEAVQMHGGMGMTDELKVSHTFRRLTMIGQTFGDAEHHLERFAACEAAGG from the coding sequence ATGAACTTCGAGCTCAGCGACGAGCAGCAGCTCCTGGGCGACAGCCTCCGGAAATACCTCGCCAACGACTACTCGTTCGACGCGCGGGCCAAGATCGTGGCCTCGCCGACCGGCTGGAGCGAGAAGGTCTGGGGCTCGTTCGCGGAGATGGGTCTGCTGGGGGTCCCGTTCCCCGAGGAGCACGGGGGCTTCGGCGGTACCGCGGTGGACGTGATGCTGGTGATGGAAGCGCTGGGCGAGTCGCTGGTGGTCGAGCCCTATCTCGCCAACGTGGGCATCGCGGGCCGTCTCGTGCACCGCGCCGGGTCCGACGCGCAGCGGAAGGAGATCCTGCCCGCGCTGATCCAGGGGCAGCGGCGGCTGGCCCTGGCCCACACGGAGGCCGCCGCGCGCTACGAGCTGCGGCACGTGGGCGCGCGCGCCAAGCGCGCGGGCGACGGGTGGGCGCTGGAAGGCGAGAAGCGCGCGGTGCTCCACGCGGGGGCCGCGGGCACGCTGATCGTGTCGGCCCGCACCTCGGGGAGCGACACCGACGCGAGCGGCATCAGCCTCTTCCTCGTGGATCGCGCCGCGCGCGGGGTGACGGTGAAGGAGTACCGCACCATCGACGAGCTGCGCGCCGCGGACGTCTGGCTGTCCGACGTGGCGGTGGGGCGGGACGCCCTGCTGGGCGCGGAGGGGCAGGCGCTGCCCCTGATCGAGGAGGTCGCCGACTACGCCACCGCGCTTCTCTGCGCGGAGGCGGTGGGCGCCATCCGCTACGCCAACGACACCACGCTCGAGTATCTGAAGACGCGTCGCCAGTTCGGCGTGCCCATCGGGAGCTTCCAGGCGCTCCAGCACCGGATGGTGGAGATGGTGATCAGCTACGAGCAGGCCCGCTCCATGGCGTGTCTGGCCTGCGTGAAGGCAGATACCGCGGGCCCCGCGGAGCGGCGGCGCGTGATCTCTGCCGCCAAGATCAAGGTCGCCGATGCCTGCCGGCACGTGAGCCAGGAGGCGGTGCAGATGCACGGGGGGATGGGCATGACCGACGAGCTGAAAGTCAGCCATACCTTCCGACGCCTGACGATGATCGGCCAGACGTTCGGCGATGCCGAGCATCACCTGGAGCGCTTCGCCGCTTGCGAGGCCGCGGGAGGCTAG
- a CDS encoding LLM class flavin-dependent oxidoreductase, producing MPVELIGMIGVRPEGADGAAVHVIGGAIDRDWLRDFSQAHERADFDKVLVGYTTAAADGFLVSAYAATHTERLTFLIAHRPGFVAPTLAARKAATLDQFTDGRVALHIITGGSDSDQAKDGDWLDHDTRYRRTDEYLTLLRRTWTEEQAFDHEGEFYRVARAYSEIKPVQKPHIPLYFGGASEAAHAIGVKHCDVYMLWGEPLAAIKQRIADVREAGARAGRAPRISVSLRPIIAPTEAQAWDKAQRILAAVQAKQPDRTLPPPEAVGAKRLVEFARQGEVHDKRLWTPIAAAMGGSGNTTALVGTPEQVAEALMDYYDLGVTTLLIRGFDPLADAAEYGRELIPLVRAEVARRDREPAAV from the coding sequence ATGCCCGTGGAGCTCATCGGAATGATCGGGGTGCGGCCCGAGGGCGCGGACGGCGCCGCGGTGCACGTGATCGGCGGCGCCATCGATCGCGACTGGCTACGCGACTTCTCGCAGGCGCACGAGCGGGCCGACTTCGACAAGGTGCTGGTGGGCTACACCACCGCGGCCGCCGACGGCTTCCTCGTATCCGCCTATGCCGCCACCCACACCGAGCGCCTCACCTTCCTGATCGCGCACCGCCCCGGCTTCGTGGCGCCCACGCTCGCCGCGCGGAAGGCGGCGACCCTCGACCAGTTCACGGACGGGCGGGTGGCCCTGCACATCATCACCGGCGGCAGCGACTCGGACCAGGCCAAGGACGGCGACTGGCTCGACCACGACACGCGCTATCGCCGCACCGACGAGTACCTGACCCTGTTGCGGCGGACCTGGACGGAAGAGCAGGCCTTCGATCACGAGGGCGAGTTCTACCGGGTGGCCCGGGCGTACTCCGAGATCAAGCCCGTGCAGAAGCCGCACATTCCTCTCTACTTCGGAGGTGCTTCCGAGGCCGCGCACGCCATCGGCGTCAAGCACTGCGACGTCTACATGCTGTGGGGCGAGCCGCTCGCCGCCATCAAGCAGCGCATCGCCGACGTCCGCGAGGCGGGCGCCCGCGCGGGCCGCGCGCCGCGCATCAGCGTGTCGCTGCGCCCGATCATCGCGCCCACCGAGGCGCAGGCGTGGGACAAGGCACAGCGCATCCTCGCCGCCGTCCAGGCCAAGCAGCCCGATCGCACCCTCCCGCCGCCCGAGGCGGTCGGCGCCAAGCGGCTGGTGGAGTTCGCGCGCCAGGGCGAGGTGCACGACAAGCGCCTCTGGACGCCCATCGCCGCGGCAATGGGGGGCTCCGGCAACACCACCGCGCTCGTGGGCACGCCCGAGCAGGTGGCGGAGGCGCTGATGGACTACTACGACCTCGGCGTCACCACCCTGCTCATCCGCGGCTTCGATCCCCTCGCCGATGCCGCCGAGTACGGCCGCGAGTTGATCCCGCTCGTGCGCGCCGAAGTAGCCCGCCGCGATCGCGAGCCCGCGGCGGTCTGA
- a CDS encoding glucose 1-dehydrogenase, translating to MPPRLAGKVALISGGARGIGAATARLFAQEGARVVVGDVLEPEGRALEAELSGRGGQAAFVSLDVTREPDWERAVAAAVTRFGKLDVLVNNAGIGGAGRVEDTTLEEWHRVMEVNATGAFLGTRAAIPALRRAGGGAIVNISSQLGLVGMDDSSPQYQASKGAVRLLTKHTALQYAQEGIRANSVHPGPIVTPMTEKRRADPAIRARMVSRIPLGRYGEAEEIAYGVLYLASDESRFVTGSELVIDGGWTAQ from the coding sequence ATGCCACCGAGACTCGCCGGGAAGGTCGCGCTCATCAGCGGCGGCGCGCGCGGCATCGGCGCCGCCACCGCTCGGCTGTTCGCTCAGGAGGGCGCCCGCGTCGTCGTGGGCGACGTGCTCGAGCCCGAAGGCCGTGCGCTCGAAGCGGAGCTGTCGGGGCGGGGCGGCCAGGCCGCCTTCGTCTCCCTCGACGTGACTCGCGAGCCGGACTGGGAGCGCGCGGTCGCGGCGGCGGTGACCCGCTTCGGCAAGCTCGACGTCCTCGTGAACAACGCGGGCATCGGCGGAGCCGGCCGCGTGGAGGACACCACGCTGGAGGAATGGCACCGGGTGATGGAGGTCAACGCCACCGGCGCCTTCCTCGGCACGAGGGCGGCGATCCCCGCCCTGCGCCGCGCCGGCGGCGGGGCCATCGTCAACATCTCCTCCCAGCTCGGCCTGGTCGGGATGGACGACAGCAGCCCGCAGTACCAGGCCTCCAAGGGCGCGGTGCGCCTCCTCACCAAGCACACCGCGCTGCAGTACGCCCAGGAAGGCATCCGCGCCAACTCGGTGCACCCGGGGCCGATCGTGACCCCGATGACGGAGAAACGGCGCGCCGACCCCGCCATCCGCGCGCGCATGGTGTCCCGTATTCCCCTCGGCCGCTACGGCGAGGCGGAGGAGATCGCCTACGGCGTGCTCTATCTCGCCTCCGACGAGTCGCGCTTCGTGACGGGCAGCGAGCTCGTCATCGACGGAGGCTGGACCGCGCAATGA
- a CDS encoding LysM peptidoglycan-binding domain-containing protein, with protein sequence MTNEVKEGGGGAGWDATQWHEVKKGETLWKIAAQYYGDGSLYTKIFEANKDTVKNPDLIKVGQRLRIP encoded by the coding sequence ATGACGAACGAGGTGAAAGAGGGAGGCGGAGGCGCGGGCTGGGATGCCACGCAGTGGCATGAGGTGAAGAAAGGCGAGACCTTGTGGAAGATCGCCGCTCAGTACTACGGCGACGGCAGCCTCTACACGAAGATCTTCGAGGCCAACAAGGACACGGTCAAGAACCCCGATCTCATCAAGGTCGGGCAGCGCCTGCGCATCCCGTGA
- a CDS encoding RidA family protein — MNPEFLNFADAPPPPPTAAYSHAVRSGDLLFVTGQLGVDPRTGALVPGGTVAQTRQVMQNLKTVLRGAGTSLDRAVMVRIYLTNFADYPGVNAEYASHFAPGRLPARTTVGVTALALGGAVEIDLIVRP, encoded by the coding sequence ATGAATCCCGAGTTCCTGAACTTTGCGGACGCGCCGCCGCCCCCGCCCACTGCGGCGTACAGCCACGCGGTCCGCTCAGGCGATCTCCTCTTCGTCACCGGTCAGCTCGGCGTCGATCCGAGGACGGGCGCGCTCGTCCCGGGCGGCACGGTGGCCCAGACGCGCCAGGTCATGCAGAACCTCAAGACCGTCCTGCGCGGCGCGGGCACGAGCCTCGACCGCGCGGTGATGGTGCGCATCTACCTCACGAACTTCGCCGACTATCCGGGGGTCAATGCCGAGTACGCGAGCCACTTCGCGCCGGGCCGCCTGCCCGCGCGGACCACGGTGGGCGTCACGGCGCTCGCGCTCGGCGGCGCGGTGGAGATCGACCTCATCGTCCGCCCCTGA
- a CDS encoding acyl-CoA dehydrogenase family protein: MDLNYSTEELTFRDDVRSWLRGNLPADLKQKVESYQELSKDDLLGWHRILAKKGWVAPDWPVEWGGTGWSVTERYIFEEECGYAATPPLVAFGLRMCAPVLLRFGTEAQKKRFLPRIYNGEDFWCQGYSEPGSGSDLASLKTKAARQGDHYVVTGQKIWTTLAHHADWIFCLVRTDPTQAKRQDGISFLLIDMKTPGITVRPIILMDGGHETNEVFFDDVKVPAENLVHEEGKGWTVAKYLLGYERMGTGRIGASKRELVRLKELAAHHTKNGRPLIEDTRFRDRLTRVEVELMALEITNLRFLDQMRRSGKPPGADVSMLKIKGTEIQQAITELMMQAAGPLAQAYRPVDAMDFDHFTARLAPRYCNMRKATIYAGSNEIQRNIIAKATLGL; encoded by the coding sequence ATGGACCTCAACTACTCCACCGAGGAGCTGACCTTCCGCGACGACGTGCGGTCGTGGCTGCGGGGCAATCTCCCCGCCGATCTCAAGCAGAAGGTCGAGAGCTATCAGGAGCTGTCGAAGGACGATCTCCTGGGGTGGCACCGCATCCTCGCCAAGAAGGGCTGGGTGGCGCCGGACTGGCCGGTGGAGTGGGGCGGCACGGGCTGGAGCGTGACCGAGCGGTACATCTTCGAGGAGGAATGCGGCTACGCGGCCACCCCGCCCCTGGTCGCCTTCGGCCTCCGGATGTGCGCGCCGGTGCTGTTGCGCTTCGGCACCGAGGCGCAGAAGAAGCGCTTCCTGCCCCGCATCTACAACGGCGAGGACTTCTGGTGCCAGGGGTACTCCGAGCCCGGAAGCGGCTCCGACCTCGCCTCGCTCAAGACCAAGGCCGCGCGCCAGGGCGATCACTACGTGGTGACGGGGCAGAAGATCTGGACCACGCTCGCGCATCACGCGGACTGGATCTTCTGCCTCGTCCGCACCGATCCCACCCAGGCCAAGCGGCAGGACGGCATCTCGTTCCTCCTGATCGACATGAAGACCCCGGGCATCACCGTGCGCCCCATCATATTGATGGACGGCGGGCACGAGACCAACGAGGTCTTCTTCGACGACGTGAAGGTGCCGGCGGAGAACCTCGTGCACGAGGAAGGCAAGGGCTGGACGGTCGCCAAGTACTTGCTCGGCTACGAGCGCATGGGTACCGGGCGCATCGGCGCGTCCAAGCGCGAGCTGGTCCGGCTCAAGGAGCTGGCCGCGCACCACACCAAGAACGGGCGGCCGCTCATCGAGGACACGCGCTTCCGCGACCGGCTCACCCGCGTCGAGGTCGAGCTGATGGCGCTCGAGATCACCAACCTGCGCTTCCTCGACCAGATGCGGCGCAGCGGCAAGCCCCCCGGCGCCGACGTCTCGATGCTCAAGATCAAGGGCACCGAGATCCAGCAGGCCATCACCGAGCTGATGATGCAGGCGGCCGGCCCGCTCGCCCAGGCGTATCGCCCGGTGGATGCGATGGACTTCGACCACTTCACCGCACGGCTGGCGCCGCGCTACTGCAACATGCGCAAGGCGACGATCTACGCGGGATCCAACGAGATCCAGCGGAACATCATCGCGAAGGCGACGCTCGGCCTATGA
- a CDS encoding class II aldolase/adducin family protein → MLALPRRHLLLGLAATAVALRAASPSAAQAPASAGPPDPALVEDLVAANRILVDQGVVDGYGHVSARHPASAERYLMARSIAPELVTAADIMEYDLDSVPVDARGRGSYLERFIHGEIYRARPDVRAIVHNHSPSVIPFGVTGVPLRPLYHMSAFLAGGVPVFDIRQASGGMTDMLVRDAALGRALARTLGPAPVALMRGHGAVAVGPSLPVVVFRSVYTEVNARLQAQAMALGGTVTYLDPEEARRAEASITGTIARPWELWKRKAQGP, encoded by the coding sequence GTGCTTGCCCTTCCCCGTCGTCACCTCCTCCTCGGCCTGGCCGCGACGGCGGTTGCGCTGCGCGCGGCTTCGCCATCCGCGGCGCAGGCTCCGGCGAGCGCCGGACCGCCCGACCCCGCTCTCGTCGAGGATCTGGTCGCCGCCAATCGCATTCTCGTGGATCAGGGCGTGGTCGACGGCTACGGGCATGTCAGCGCGCGGCACCCCGCCTCGGCCGAGCGCTATCTCATGGCGCGCTCGATCGCTCCCGAGCTGGTCACCGCCGCCGACATCATGGAGTACGACCTCGACAGCGTCCCGGTGGACGCGCGCGGCCGCGGGAGCTATCTCGAGCGCTTCATCCACGGCGAGATCTACCGGGCGCGCCCGGACGTGCGCGCGATCGTGCACAACCACTCGCCCTCGGTGATCCCGTTCGGTGTCACCGGCGTGCCGCTGCGCCCGCTGTATCACATGAGCGCGTTCCTCGCGGGCGGCGTGCCGGTGTTCGACATTCGCCAGGCGTCGGGTGGCATGACCGACATGCTGGTTCGCGACGCCGCCCTCGGCCGCGCCCTGGCCCGCACCCTCGGGCCCGCGCCCGTCGCGCTGATGCGCGGTCACGGCGCCGTGGCGGTGGGACCCTCGCTCCCGGTGGTCGTGTTCCGCAGTGTGTACACTGAGGTGAACGCGCGGCTGCAGGCCCAGGCGATGGCGCTCGGTGGGACGGTGACGTACCTCGATCCCGAGGAGGCGCGGCGGGCCGAGGCGTCGATCACCGGGACCATCGCGCGCCCGTGGGAGCTGTGGAAGCGCAAGGCGCAGGGGCCATAG
- a CDS encoding sulfatase-like hydrolase/transferase has translation MRKRRPSFLVILIDDLRHDEFGAGGHPYMETPHVDRLAHEGALFERAFHTTPICSPNRASILTGQYASRHGIIDNVARDAASHRLPNYHLALQRLGYETAHLGKWHMGNDGMPRPGYDHWVAFDGHGRLFDPRLCENGTYVQRTGYITDILNEMAVEFVSKPREKPWSLFLAHKAVHPDAAQANDGTLQIDQAGGYRVAPRHEHLYKDAVFPRTPNMLPPEKIVKDKPAWKEAFALRKTDRARAVLDRLHAGEQEEIRLRARMMAAVDEGVGLLLDALEHTGQLDDTVIVFLGDNGYFFGEHGLGPERRFAYEDGIRSPFLMRYPPKVRAGLRLEDLVICQDIAPTLLELAGGRPGAQIQGQSLLPLFRGKRAEWRRAFLVEYWAENAMPWLVGMSYKAIRTDRYKYIHWVNRGEAGELDELYDLDRDPYEIRNLIRSRRHARVLQILRRDLARLTASALGL, from the coding sequence ATGAGGAAGCGCCGGCCCAGCTTCCTCGTCATCCTCATCGACGATCTCCGCCACGACGAGTTCGGCGCGGGCGGCCATCCCTACATGGAGACGCCGCACGTGGACCGCCTCGCCCACGAGGGCGCGCTGTTCGAGCGGGCCTTCCACACCACGCCGATCTGCTCGCCCAATCGCGCGTCGATCCTCACCGGTCAGTACGCGAGCCGCCACGGCATCATCGACAACGTGGCTCGTGACGCGGCCAGCCACCGCCTGCCCAACTATCACCTGGCGCTGCAGCGTCTGGGCTATGAGACGGCCCACCTGGGCAAATGGCACATGGGCAATGACGGCATGCCCCGCCCCGGCTACGACCACTGGGTGGCCTTCGACGGGCACGGACGACTCTTCGACCCGCGGCTCTGTGAGAACGGCACCTACGTCCAGCGCACGGGCTACATCACCGACATCCTGAACGAGATGGCGGTGGAGTTCGTGTCCAAGCCGCGTGAGAAGCCGTGGTCACTCTTCCTCGCGCACAAGGCGGTGCACCCCGACGCCGCGCAGGCCAATGACGGGACGCTTCAGATCGATCAGGCCGGGGGCTATCGCGTGGCACCACGCCACGAGCATCTCTACAAGGACGCGGTGTTCCCGCGGACGCCGAACATGCTGCCGCCGGAGAAGATCGTGAAGGACAAGCCCGCATGGAAGGAGGCTTTCGCCCTGCGTAAGACGGACCGGGCGCGCGCGGTGCTCGATCGCCTCCATGCCGGCGAGCAGGAGGAGATTCGCCTCCGTGCCCGCATGATGGCCGCGGTGGACGAAGGCGTGGGACTCCTCCTCGACGCGCTCGAGCACACCGGCCAGCTCGACGACACCGTCATCGTGTTCCTGGGCGACAACGGCTACTTCTTCGGCGAACATGGCCTGGGGCCGGAGCGGCGCTTCGCCTACGAGGACGGTATCCGCTCGCCGTTTCTCATGCGCTATCCGCCCAAGGTGCGGGCGGGACTGCGCCTGGAGGACCTCGTGATCTGCCAGGACATCGCGCCGACGCTGCTCGAGCTCGCGGGTGGCCGGCCAGGCGCGCAGATCCAGGGCCAGTCGCTGCTGCCCCTCTTCAGGGGCAAGCGGGCCGAATGGCGGCGCGCCTTCCTGGTGGAGTACTGGGCCGAGAACGCCATGCCGTGGCTGGTCGGGATGAGCTACAAGGCCATTCGCACCGACCGCTACAAGTACATCCACTGGGTCAACCGCGGCGAGGCGGGCGAGCTCGACGAGCTCTACGACCTCGATCGCGACCCCTACGAGATACGTAATCTCATCCGCTCGCGGCGCCACGCGCGCGTGCTCCAGATCCTGCGGCGCGATCTGGCCAGGCTCACCGCGAGCGCGCTCGGGCTGTAG
- a CDS encoding alpha/beta hydrolase yields the protein MPTITRDGINLAYDERGTGSPAFVFIHGWTCDRSFFAPQAEYFAKRHKVVSVDLRGHGESDKPQGAYPISAYADDIAHLIDKLQLGRVVAVGHSMGGITVLQLGAAHPEKVAGIVMVDPAPLAFPAELKAGIEGLVGAIEAGNQEPRRQFIAERLFLPTSDKALVDRVLKVMMAAPSHVASAAMRGILAYDGVKAAARCKVPALHIAATPPLNPPHMMTEWLPTVVNGWTVGAGHFNMLEAPEQVNGMIEGFLRHHV from the coding sequence ATGCCGACGATCACTCGCGACGGGATCAACCTGGCCTATGACGAGCGCGGGACGGGATCTCCGGCCTTCGTCTTCATCCACGGGTGGACCTGCGACCGGTCCTTCTTCGCGCCGCAGGCCGAGTACTTCGCCAAACGCCACAAGGTCGTCTCCGTGGACCTGCGTGGCCATGGTGAGAGCGACAAGCCTCAGGGCGCGTATCCGATCTCGGCCTATGCGGACGACATCGCCCACCTGATCGACAAGCTCCAGCTCGGCCGCGTCGTCGCGGTGGGGCACAGCATGGGCGGCATCACGGTGCTGCAGCTCGGGGCCGCCCACCCGGAGAAGGTCGCGGGTATCGTGATGGTGGATCCCGCGCCCCTGGCGTTTCCCGCCGAGCTCAAGGCCGGCATCGAGGGGCTCGTCGGGGCCATCGAGGCGGGCAACCAAGAGCCGCGCCGGCAGTTCATCGCCGAGCGCCTGTTCCTCCCCACGTCCGACAAGGCGCTGGTCGATCGCGTGCTGAAGGTGATGATGGCGGCGCCGAGCCACGTGGCGTCGGCCGCCATGCGGGGCATCCTCGCCTACGATGGCGTCAAGGCGGCCGCGCGATGCAAGGTACCCGCGCTCCACATCGCCGCCACCCCACCCCTCAATCCGCCCCATATGATGACGGAGTGGCTACCCACCGTGGTGAACGGCTGGACGGTCGGCGCCGGCCACTTCAACATGCTCGAAGCCCCCGAGCAGGTGAACGGGATGATCGAGGGCTTTCTGCGCCACCACGTCTAG